CGCCGGTGTCGGCGGCGTAGGCCGGCCGGACGTCGGTGCGCTGCAGCGCGCGGTCCGCCTGGAGATGCCGGTGCGCGAAGAGCGGAGCCGTGGCCAGGTCCCGCAGCAGCGCCGGCGTCAGCGGATCGCCGGCGAACCGGGTCGTTTCCATCCAGGCGAAGACCAGGTCGTCCGGACCGATCTCGGCGTCCTTGTTGAGGGCCCGCGTCGGTACGGCTACCGAGTCGAAGTGCGCGACGTAGAACTGCGCCCAGCCGGCATCCTGCCACGCGCCGTCGGGCGACAGGGCCTGGAGATTGGCCTGGATGCGGCCTTTCGGCACGCCGGCGCCGGCGGGCAGTCGAACCCGGAGCGGCGCGTCGGCCGGCGCGTCGCCGCCCGTGCGCACCAGGCGAATCTCCATCCGCTCTTCGTGACCCGGATACTGCTCCGCCAGGGCCGATTGCGCCGCTTCGACCAACAGGCTCTCGCGGGCCTGCGCCGCGACGGCATCGCACAGGACACATCGTAACAGGCACATGGCGAGCGATGCGAAAAGACAGCGCCGCACATGCCATGTGCGAATTGCGATATGCATGGTGCGATATATCACCGTTTGAGCTGGTTGGCCTGCTGCAACATCTGGTCGGCCGTCGTGACCACCTTGGTGTTGAGCTCGTAGGCGCGCTGGGCGGTGATGAGGTTGACCATCTC
The Rhodothermales bacterium genome window above contains:
- a CDS encoding flagella basal body P-ring formation protein FlgA, giving the protein MCLLRCVLCDAVAAQARESLLVEAAQSALAEQYPGHEERMEIRLVRTGGDAPADAPLRVRLPAGAGVPKGRIQANLQALSPDGAWQDAGWAQFYVAHFDSVAVPTRALNKDAEIGPDDLVFAWMETTRFAGDPLTPALLRDLATAPLFAHRHLQADRALQRTDVRPAYAADTGEPLDMIYQRDQLTLIVKGQARSPGFVGDIIRFYAPTTKSMYKVRLTGPGAAEWLETLD